The following are from one region of the Angustibacter sp. Root456 genome:
- a CDS encoding pilus assembly protein TadG-related protein, with protein MREPVGTQRTQRTMSAVHRGDEGQIALPLVVFVLVVFAAALAMFGFGEASDTRGQAQKGADAAALAAAAAARDVVPLTIRTDPDSYYALTAGIEQVIQLGVGPAKGCAEAFGWAARNRTSTTCRYQGRGRFHTQATSRPSAERGLVADAEATADSHLPTCTVQIVVDTFGDRHATFTCVPGPGGGHGTAIAYYLNEQYVSSSPDPVWKALFRVRLVE; from the coding sequence GTGCGTGAGCCGGTCGGCACCCAGCGCACCCAGCGCACCATGAGCGCCGTGCACCGAGGCGACGAGGGGCAGATCGCACTGCCCCTCGTCGTCTTCGTGCTGGTCGTGTTCGCCGCCGCACTCGCGATGTTCGGCTTCGGTGAGGCCTCCGACACCCGCGGGCAGGCCCAGAAGGGCGCCGACGCCGCGGCCCTGGCCGCCGCAGCCGCCGCGCGCGACGTGGTCCCCCTCACCATCCGCACCGACCCCGACAGCTACTACGCGCTCACGGCGGGCATCGAGCAGGTCATCCAGCTCGGAGTCGGCCCCGCCAAGGGCTGCGCCGAGGCCTTCGGCTGGGCCGCGCGCAACCGCACCTCCACCACGTGCCGCTACCAGGGCAGGGGGCGCTTCCACACCCAGGCGACGAGCCGCCCCAGCGCCGAGCGGGGACTGGTCGCCGACGCCGAGGCCACGGCCGACTCGCACCTGCCCACGTGCACGGTGCAGATCGTCGTCGACACCTTCGGCGACCGGCATGCGACGTTCACCTGCGTGCCCGGCCCTGGCGGTGGTCACGGCACCGCGATCGCCTACTACCTCAACGAGCAGTACGTCAGCTCCTCCCCCGATCCCGTGTGGAAGGCGCTGTTCCGGGTGCGTCTGGTCGAATAG